A genome region from Nocardia sp. NBC_00565 includes the following:
- a CDS encoding ROK family protein, with protein sequence MTVLALDIGPAELAASRVDGGVGIRDIQRIPIPANAVWDGCRDLLLDVARDDEITAVGIACPGPIDRSVGMIAPAGIPQWHSGFDIVTAVRRLFPVAAVEVATDGLCVTLTERNLGGAHRSEAILAGAGILALLAAERVARNTPPGFGAEHVTGHFHDRADYRPAGRALCGRHRPR encoded by the coding sequence ATGACCGTTCTGGCATTGGATATCGGCCCTGCGGAACTCGCTGCGAGCCGGGTGGACGGCGGCGTCGGCATACGGGATATTCAGCGAATCCCGATACCGGCGAACGCAGTGTGGGACGGCTGCCGGGATCTGCTGCTCGATGTCGCCCGCGACGACGAGATCACCGCGGTCGGTATTGCCTGCCCAGGGCCGATCGACAGGTCGGTCGGGATGATCGCCCCGGCAGGAATCCCGCAGTGGCACAGTGGATTCGATATCGTGACAGCGGTGCGGAGGTTATTCCCGGTCGCGGCCGTCGAGGTGGCGACCGACGGCCTGTGCGTGACGCTGACCGAACGAAACCTCGGCGGAGCGCACCGCTCGGAAGCAATACTGGCCGGCGCCGGTATTCTCGCCCTACTCGCAGCGGAGCGGGTGGCCCGCAACACACCGCCCGGCTTCGGTGCCGAACATGTCACCGGACACTTCCACGACCGAGCCGACTACCGCCCGGCCGGCCGGGCGCTATGTGGTCGCCACCGGCCGCGGTGA
- a CDS encoding Rv2640c family ArsR-like transcriptional regulator: MPKALPVIDMSAPVCCTPVAAGPVDDAAALEIALRLKAIADPVRVKLMSLLLTSPHAEENTGDLAGVVGLAESTVSHHLGQLKKAGLIESERRGMNTYHRALREALSALCLVLDPNCCR, from the coding sequence ATGCCCAAGGCACTACCCGTGATCGACATGTCCGCTCCGGTCTGCTGCACCCCCGTCGCCGCCGGACCGGTGGACGACGCCGCCGCGCTGGAAATCGCGTTGCGACTCAAAGCGATCGCCGACCCGGTCCGCGTCAAGCTGATGTCGCTACTGCTCACCAGCCCGCACGCCGAGGAAAACACCGGCGACCTCGCTGGCGTGGTCGGACTTGCCGAGTCGACAGTGAGCCACCACCTCGGTCAGCTGAAGAAAGCCGGTCTGATCGAGTCCGAACGCAGGGGCATGAACACCTACCACCGCGCCCTCCGCGAGGCGCTGTCAGCGCTGTGCCTGGTCCTCGACCCCAACTGCTGCCGGTAG
- a CDS encoding ArsI/CadI family heavy metal resistance metalloenzyme has translation MSRVQLALNVDDLESAIQFYSTLFRTEPAKRKPGYANFAIAEPPLKLVLIENPGQGGSLNHLGVEVESSDQVHAEIARLSQAGMFTEEQIATTCCFATQDKVWVSAPDAERWEVYTVLADSETFGVAPQLATGATASDEQAVSVCCGTAEEAAAEGACCGSAAKKDAVASGASCCG, from the coding sequence ATGTCCCGCGTCCAGCTCGCCCTCAATGTCGACGACCTCGAATCGGCGATCCAGTTCTACTCGACCCTATTCCGGACCGAGCCCGCCAAGCGCAAGCCCGGTTATGCCAACTTCGCGATCGCCGAACCCCCGCTCAAATTGGTGCTGATCGAGAATCCCGGCCAGGGTGGCAGTCTCAATCACCTCGGCGTCGAGGTGGAATCCAGCGATCAGGTGCACGCGGAGATCGCCCGCCTGTCGCAGGCCGGCATGTTCACCGAGGAGCAGATCGCGACTACCTGTTGTTTCGCTACGCAGGACAAGGTGTGGGTGAGCGCACCGGATGCCGAGCGCTGGGAGGTCTACACCGTGCTGGCCGACAGTGAAACCTTCGGCGTCGCACCACAACTGGCGACCGGTGCGACGGCGAGCGACGAACAGGCGGTTTCGGTGTGCTGCGGCACTGCTGAGGAAGCTGCCGCCGAGGGCGCATGCTGTGGGAGCGCCGCCAAGAAGGATGCCGTCGCCTCCGGCGCATCCTGCTGCGGCTGA
- a CDS encoding ArsR/SmtB family transcription factor: protein MSNRELPLTDVTALACEVTPLARQPLTPQVATELAAVFKALSDPVRLRLLSLVASHTGREACVCDISDGFDVTQPTISHHLKVLREAGLLSSERRGSWVYYRVEPAALQQLSTLLDITVPAGLSR from the coding sequence GTGTCGAATCGAGAGCTTCCGTTGACCGACGTGACCGCACTCGCGTGTGAGGTCACGCCCCTGGCCCGGCAACCCTTGACCCCGCAGGTCGCCACCGAGCTGGCGGCGGTGTTCAAGGCGTTGTCGGACCCGGTCCGGCTGCGACTGCTGAGTCTGGTAGCCAGCCACACCGGGCGGGAAGCCTGCGTCTGCGATATTTCCGACGGGTTCGACGTCACTCAGCCCACCATCTCCCACCATCTGAAGGTGCTGCGCGAAGCCGGGCTGCTCTCGAGTGAGCGCCGCGGGTCGTGGGTGTACTACCGCGTCGAGCCCGCCGCCCTGCAACAGCTCTCGACGCTGCTCGACATCACCGTGCCCGCCGGACTGAGCCGATGA
- a CDS encoding MIP/aquaporin family protein, producing MTALARRLLAEFVGTGLLVCIVVGSGIAAQQLSPGDVGVQLLENSTATVFGLGVLILVFGPVSGAHFNPVVSVADWLTGRRHSTGLTPAELGAYIGAQVLGGAAGAVLANIMFDQSAVQISTHHRVTTGHLVGEVVATAGLIAVIFALARTGRAAPSAAAVAAYIGAAYWFTSSTSFANPAVTIGRIFSDTFAGIAAASVPAFIAAQIVGAAIGLTLIGLIYPDPAPAENVVTPHPERPLTDPRST from the coding sequence ATGACCGCGCTGGCGCGGCGGCTGCTCGCCGAATTCGTCGGCACCGGTTTGCTGGTGTGCATCGTTGTCGGGTCCGGTATCGCCGCACAGCAGCTGTCGCCGGGTGATGTCGGTGTACAGCTGTTGGAGAACTCGACCGCGACCGTGTTCGGGCTCGGCGTCCTGATCCTGGTGTTCGGCCCGGTCTCCGGTGCGCACTTCAATCCCGTTGTGTCGGTGGCCGATTGGCTGACAGGACGCCGCCACAGCACCGGCCTCACCCCCGCCGAACTCGGCGCATATATCGGCGCGCAGGTCCTCGGTGGTGCGGCCGGGGCGGTGCTGGCGAACATCATGTTCGACCAGTCCGCGGTCCAGATTTCCACCCATCATCGGGTCACGACCGGGCATCTGGTCGGTGAGGTCGTGGCCACGGCCGGGCTGATCGCGGTCATCTTCGCGCTTGCCCGCACCGGTCGCGCCGCGCCGTCGGCTGCGGCGGTCGCGGCCTACATCGGCGCGGCTTACTGGTTCACCAGCTCGACTTCCTTCGCCAACCCCGCTGTCACGATCGGCCGCATCTTCTCCGATACCTTCGCTGGCATCGCGGCTGCCTCGGTGCCCGCGTTCATTGCCGCCCAAATCGTCGGCGCCGCAATCGGACTCACCCTGATCGGGCTCATCTACCCCGACCCGGCCCCGGCCGAGAACGTCGTCACTCCCCACCCCGAACGCCCGCTCACCGATCCCCGGAGCACCTGA
- a CDS encoding arsenate reductase ArsC: MTDHPTALPSVLFVCVHNAGRSQMAAAFLTHLAGDHVEVRSAGSAPADQINPVAVEAMREVGIDISTESPKVLTTDTVQASDVVITMGCGDACPYFPGKQYLDWKLDDPAGQGIDAVRPIRDEIEQRIRGLLDELGIPPRS, from the coding sequence ATGACCGACCACCCGACCGCCCTGCCCAGCGTGCTGTTCGTCTGCGTCCACAACGCCGGACGCTCCCAGATGGCCGCTGCCTTCCTCACCCACCTCGCCGGTGACCACGTCGAAGTCCGCTCCGCAGGCTCAGCACCCGCCGACCAGATCAACCCGGTAGCCGTGGAAGCCATGCGCGAAGTCGGCATCGACATCTCCACCGAATCCCCGAAGGTGCTCACCACCGACACCGTCCAAGCCTCCGACGTGGTGATCACCATGGGCTGCGGCGACGCCTGCCCCTACTTCCCCGGCAAGCAATACCTGGACTGGAAACTCGACGATCCCGCCGGGCAGGGCATCGACGCGGTCCGCCCCATCCGCGACGAGATCGAACAACGCATCCGCGGACTGCTCGACGAACTCGGCATCCCGCCACGATCATGA
- a CDS encoding cytochrome P450: protein MSAMSDRKAVMLTRAWIRWLLVHGIMRSYLLWSARRGDPLAQIAFGQDRLLGMSPFIEEIRQRGRLTKLSGTYVTTDYDLCRRILRDNRFGVVTPNHPIIPKPIRWVLTKTDQELPNLSEPPSMLVTDPPEHTRYRRLVGQAFSPGAIAELKQRAVEVTDGLLERLESKPRPDLIEDFAAQVPVAIIAEILGLPADMHSTLLRWGLNSAPLVDRALTWTTYRHATDELAEVKQYFDQRIDKLTAEPGDDLLTVLATSRELTRREQTANAALLLDAGFLTTVNLLGNGIALLTSHPDQLKLLMAKPELWPDTIEEILRYDCPVRMTGRIANCDVDIADQHIKRGSLVLLSLAGANYDPGVFPDPERFDVTRINAADHLAFSGGVHGCLGYRLARMEGVIALRTLFERYPDLRLDGPPIPRRLINLHAYRSMPAKLTAD from the coding sequence ATGAGCGCGATGTCGGACCGAAAGGCGGTAATGTTGACTCGCGCGTGGATTCGGTGGCTGCTCGTGCACGGCATAATGCGGTCCTATCTGCTGTGGTCGGCGCGTCGCGGCGATCCCCTCGCGCAAATCGCCTTCGGCCAGGATCGCTTACTCGGCATGTCGCCGTTCATCGAGGAAATCCGACAGCGGGGCCGTCTGACCAAATTGTCGGGGACGTACGTCACCACGGACTACGATCTGTGCCGTCGCATCCTGCGAGACAATCGCTTCGGGGTGGTCACGCCCAACCATCCGATCATTCCGAAGCCGATCCGCTGGGTGTTGACCAAAACGGATCAGGAACTTCCCAACCTCTCCGAACCGCCCTCGATGCTGGTGACCGATCCGCCGGAACACACCCGGTACCGGCGCCTGGTCGGGCAGGCATTCAGCCCGGGTGCGATCGCCGAATTGAAGCAAAGGGCCGTCGAAGTGACCGATGGCCTACTCGAACGCCTGGAGTCGAAGCCGCGACCGGACCTGATCGAGGACTTCGCCGCACAGGTGCCCGTCGCGATCATCGCCGAGATTCTCGGGCTTCCCGCCGACATGCATTCGACCCTGCTGAGGTGGGGTCTCAACAGTGCGCCGCTGGTCGACCGCGCCCTGACCTGGACCACGTATCGCCACGCCACCGACGAACTGGCCGAGGTCAAGCAATATTTCGACCAGCGCATCGACAAGCTCACCGCCGAACCGGGCGATGACCTGCTCACTGTGCTTGCGACAAGTCGTGAGCTCACCCGCCGCGAGCAGACGGCCAACGCCGCCCTGCTGCTGGACGCCGGATTCCTGACGACGGTGAACCTGCTCGGCAATGGAATCGCCCTGCTGACCAGCCATCCGGATCAGCTGAAACTGCTGATGGCGAAGCCTGAGCTGTGGCCGGACACGATCGAGGAAATCCTGCGCTACGACTGCCCCGTGCGGATGACCGGCCGGATCGCCAACTGTGACGTCGACATCGCCGATCAGCACATCAAGCGCGGTTCCCTGGTTTTACTGTCATTGGCGGGCGCAAACTATGACCCCGGCGTCTTCCCCGATCCCGAACGATTCGACGTGACCAGGATCAACGCCGCGGATCATCTCGCGTTCAGCGGCGGGGTGCACGGCTGCTTGGGATACCGGCTGGCCCGAATGGAAGGCGTCATCGCGCTGCGGACCCTCTTCGAGCGATATCCGGATCTGCGCTTGGACGGCCCGCCGATCCCGCGTCGCCTGATCAACCTGCACGCCTACCGCTCCATGCCCGCCAAACTCACTGCCGACTAG